ACTTTAAGCACCCCATCCAGGAGGAGTAGCTGCGCCCTGCAGGACCTATACATCCCCCCTCCTCCAGCAGAGCCCTACACCCCCAGGTGAACACAAACCTGCGCATAAATTCACACGAGGTTCACTTGCAATGCCAGATATTAAAGGTGCCCCTCGTAGTTTTATGACCAGCAAGTGAGAGGTCTCACTCCTTATCAACTTCTGTTATCGATTCTTGGAAAATGAACAACTACGATTGAGACTCTTGAAGTCTTCTGGGTTTATTTGGATGAGGTGTATGATATGTGTCTTTCCATTGTTCCCCCGATTTTTTGGTGCATTCGCGGCAACAAATACGACACACACAAGACGGAAAGGCGTAGTCGTCCAACGGCAATGTGAAAGGTCTCAATTACACTGCATATACAGGCAAGTTTTGTTGTAACATAAGGAGGTGTAGCAATGCACCAACAgaagcaggaaagaaaaaaacagctaccGCAGCAAGCAGTGATGTAAACAATGCAGgatttgaaatattaaaaaaaaagttgatctAGGTGTTAATAGGGAGACAAATTCAATTAACACATTTATGTAACTCATGGTGCAATTCAGATGAGCAACACTGAATGTTAACAGTTACTTGTTATCCCCTGACTTTTTCATAAAGCCCGAACATTTCAGTCCTACTTTCAGGGTTACgaatagcatgctaacatgctcaacTAATTGTCTTACTGTCTGCGTTTAAGCGCGCCGATGTAAGCGTTTAGCTCAACTGTGCCGCAAGCGTGGCCGTAGACTCTTGTTGTACATTTTTTAGATGAGGACTGAAACTATCATCCTCTCAAAAAGTGTTTCCTCAGTAGCCAAAATCTGACGTTGACTATTCCTCTTTTCCACAGAGATATATTTCTGTTGAATAATTATCATAAATGCATCAAAAAGTCACACTGTTGCGCTGGATGTCATTCTCCCTCTTTACCCTGAACATGGACACTGAATTTTTTTTGGACTTAATATACAGATATCACTGTCTAAACTCACTAGAGCACCAAATCCATGCATATATTAAATCGCAGCTGAAAATGGTCCCTGACAAATTCACTATTTACTTCTGTTCGGTAATCTGTCGGTATGTAAGTCTCTTTTTACTTATGTCTTTAACAGGAACACATTGGCTTGGGGCTACAAGCCACAGATATCCTGGACATGTGGCAGTACTGACTAATACGCTGGTCTTTTTGTGGGATTATAGAATGTTCACAAGCCTTATGCTGTGGCTTTCTGATACCTAATTTGctgacaaagttatgttttctCCTTTCGTCCATGTCTTCTCTGACATTaaagtcacttcctgttttcccTGCAGAGATGACAAGGGAAATCTGCCGGGTGACGATCCTCAAACGGACGTCCATGTTGCCGAGGGATCCGAGTCGCCAAACTCTTACCTGGACCAGGAATGTCGGGGCCAGTTTCCTCTGGTGGAGGAAGATGCCATACTCTACTGTTACGAGTACGACCAGAACCAGGAGGTGTCATCAGTCCGCAGGGGGAGCACTCCCACCTATGGTAAGACCTTATCCTCGTCTGAAGACCCGCTACTGTAATCGTGACGTCTGCAGGCTCTCAAGGTGTTTATGAGatgtctgcagctgtgtgtatttatgtgtgtgtgtgtgggggggaggCAGGTGTGTAATATTGACGTTCCCTGCGCCTCCTTGCTCCAGGCAGGCTCAGGCCCATCTCAATGCCGGTGGAATACAACTGGGTGGGAGACAACGAAGACCTGGCCAagctgaagagagagagcaggagaggtgAGTGGGAGGcagtgggagagagaaaaagaaaaggggaggCAGAGAAGGGAGGGGGACAGAGAGGGACAGCGGGAGCTGAGGTGAGTGGGCGGATATCTCATAATATCCTCACCCTCTCAGATCTCCGAGCCAAAAAGTGGAAGGATGAGCTGGCCTGTCAGAACCGATAACATGCTGGATATCAGTTCCTGCCTCGATCTCCTCCATATGTTCATAATCTATCActgctcctttttttcccccccttcatccctctctccaTGTGTCTCTCCCTTCCTCGCTCTCAGCtgtgctgtttgctctctgtttggatataaaaagtacactgtTGCTTTGGCAACCGTAGAAATATATCCAgagatttttcacattttgtcgGCGACTGTTGAGTTAGGTGGTAAATGGAGTGGGAGGAGACCGAGTCGTTTTATTTCAGTCTCAAAGAAAGACTTGAgtgatgtgtttgtttcctctgggAATGGTGGTGATACGTTGCTCCTTTGGGCTTCTTCAGAAAAAGCGATTGGGCTATATATATCAACAAGAGACAGTATTTGGAAGTTTTGAGGGCTTCCTGCCTGACAACAGCCTTCCTCTGTAGATTCTTAATGCCTTTCAAATTGATAGTCCTTTGAAATGCCAGCGTTCACTTatctcagagagagaggggttcAATCGCAGGCAACCGACGTACAGTAGACTTTTACAAAAAAGTCTGATCATTGTTTCGACTAATGTGTGCTTAAAAGTCCAGAATCTAGGGGGAGAATTACTCGCATAATAAGCTTGCTAAAATGATGCATCATCCTCAAATTTACATACATTGTGTGGGATTATGCAGAGTGTTTGGTATGTAAatgatatctttatttttacagtttaaccTCATAAAGTGTGTGCAGTGCTGAGCGTGCCTCTGTTTTGTCCCCGCAGAGAATTCCCTCTTGCGTTTTGCGAGTGAGGACAAAGCCCCGGGGGAGGACTTCCTGCTGGGACGCAGCCTGAGTCAGAACAGGAGGAAGACCGAGCGAGGAGCCAGCCCCACCCATTACACGCTCGTCCCCGCCCTCCAGATGGAAGTCTCCTTGTCCACATCCAGCTCCGACTCTGCTTCCCTCTACCATGTTAGTCCCTTGTGATAGTCTGTAGTAATTTGAAGTCTTCGTTGTAAGAAGTGGGAGTATGTAGCAGCACTGGGATCCTCTGTATGTTGTCATTCTGGTAATAATTACGGTTAGTTAGTGAACAGGTAACAAAGCCCCTGTAAGTGCTCATAATatgcttattaacattaacattgttaatttaacattaatgttaatgcttattaacatttatttttatagtatATAAGACATTTACAAGCACTTAAGAGTCTTGTTAAAAGTTTATCGacacttaaaggagacatattacgCTCAtgttcaggttcatcattttatattctttactactagaataggtttatatgctttagtgctcaaaaaacacatcagatttCTCAAACTGTCCACAGCATTTCacttctgtctgaaatgctgCTTATTTTCAGACATCATGCTCTGGGtcgaatacccagtctgctctgattggtccgctcacacacgcctgacccagcacaacaacagaacagccGTGCTGAACCAATGCTAACGTGCAGAACTAGTCTTTGGgcataaatcatgcaaatgtatgacatggtgacataatatgatgtcacaaagtcacagagttaaaggcggggctactgacgaggcgCTTCAGAAGCTGCGTGTTCATTCTAAAGCATGTctgttaacattttttaatgtttattctgGTATTGTGAACACTATAGTCTTATTAACAACATATAGACATTACTGTCAAACTAATGAGTTTCTTATGAATGTTAATAATAgaattacaaatacatttattaacgTTCTATAGCGTTTATTGACTGTTTACAATTTTCTTATAAGCACTTACAAATGTCTTATAATCTAAtcataaacatgtttaatatgCTATTATTTAAACATACACAGTCTTATTGGCATTGATAAGCACAAGTATAAGGACTTATTAAGAGCATAGCTGAAGAATGTTGCAATGCAACTATATGTTGCAATGCTATTAAACATTTATAGGAAACTCGTAAGGCTGTAACCTGTGAAAAAGTTTCTCATGCGTCtattgactttgtttttgcaattttcttATAACTAATTAGAAATCACTTATAGGCTGTTATTTAAACATATATAGTCTTATTAATGCTATTAAGTATAGACACTTATTAATGCTCAATACAAGGAAGGAATACAAGAGTTAACTTCactcttttttctttacttgCAGGTGTTTGAACGATCCTCGCTGCTGTCAAGGTCAAAGAAGAAGAGTAAAGGTAGGAGCATCTGTTTAAGGAGTTCTGCTTGAGCAGTCACATGTGCTCAAACCCAAACATGAGCAGGTGTTTGGCGaggagtgtttttttctgacccGCTCATCTGCTCTGCTCCCTCGCTGGCGCCTGCAGCTGGAAGTCCCATGTCTTCTATCAGCAAGAGGCGGATTTCCTGCAGGGACCTGGGTCAGGGGGACTGTGAGGGCTGGCTGTGGAAAAAGAAGGACGCTAAAACCTATTTTTCGCAGAAGTGGAAGAAGTACTGGTTCATCCTGAAGGACACTTGCCTGTACTGGTACATGAATGAGGAGGTGAATATGGTGGTTTCACAGAAGAGCGATTCACAGCGTGTGAGTGGTAAAAGCCTTTATTTATTATGTGGCACTTTGATTTAACTCTGCTCTTGCCCGTCGCAGGATGAGAAGGCAGAGGGGTTCGTCAGCCTCCCGGAGTTCAAGATTGATCGTGCCACTGAATGCAGAAGGAAGTAGTGAGTACCGATTTTTACCTCTCAAGGACCAAGCTGCTCAGATCCGTTCGGACTCAAAATTAGACGTATCCTGATCCAGATTCCTtcacaaaatgtacaaaaccaACAGCAGAGACTTCATGTTGCATGTTAAGATACAGTCCTACAGTGTGTTATCAGTGTTACAATATCggttcttgaaaaaaaaaaaaatgttggtatttATATTGAATAATAGTAATTATAGTAGATGTAGAAGACAGAAATAACCTACAAGTTCATAGTGTCATAATGTCAAGAAATATTAAAAAGCTTAGCGGACCAAAAAcgtgaaacaggaagtgtgaaCCTTGATTTTAATCAGCAATTTTTTTAACTGTAAGAAGACCATGTACTGCCCTTTGGTGCTTCGGGCAGTATCTATAGGAACGGGTGATAATTTGTTTAGTGTGGGCGTTGATAAAGACACGTAACTTTATGAGGAGagcagtgaaaacatgaaaacatgaccGTGTGGTTCATTTTGTCTATTTTCCAGCTAAAGAACAACAACTTGACAGGAACTCCTTCGCCACTTGAGACACAATTTGTGGGAAAACAGTGCAGAACTACTTTCTCAGGCTGCATGCTAGTGTGGTGGCCTGCAGGCTGAACTAAAGGTCCCCTGTGGAGTTTTCTTCCAAATACCTAATTTTATTCTGATCTTGCTGAAGGCTGCCTAATCGTTTGCCCGCCTGCTTTTAAAGATTCAAATTCAGAAAAGACCAACGGAGGTTCTTGCAAATCCCTCGCAGACAGTTCAATGCGGCTCCTATGCTAAATGTGCGGCTTTACTGCAAATACTGGTAGTGTGCTTCAATGGGTTTGTTGTTCACTGACCAACAATGTCGAAATGATTAAGAAGCCTGCTGTGTTCCATAAAACATGGCTTCACCTTCACCGTCAACAACAGCAACTCATCTCCTGGTTGCAGGGTTGTGTTTGCAAGCACGTTTAAATGAAGTGACTCAGACGCACATACAGCTCCACATCATAAGCAAAGCGGTTCATTTTATGATGCAAATTCTCGCTGTTTTGTGTCACCCTGAATGACTATATGTGCGATGGTGCCCGTTTATCTGGGCCGTCCTCTGTATTCACATGTAAATGTGCGCTATACGTGCCTGCTGTTGTGCTCACATGTGATTAAATATACCCCCGGCTTCCCTTTCAGCGCCTTTAAGGCTTGCCATCCGAAGATAAAGACCTTCTACTTCGCAGCGGAAAATGTAGACGACATGTCCCGGTGAGTAAACGAGGCAGTGATAGTCATGCCGTAAACTCCCCCTCCAAATCCTACATCTGCGGCCGCATTTTAACTCCCGCTGGCCGGAAATTGAATTCCCCTACCAGGCTGCCTACTCTCCTTGAAACAGAGCAGTTTTTGTGAGGTGATTGGTCAAACAGgggaaaccacacacacacacacacacacacacacacacacacacacacacacacacacacacacaaaagcacacagaGTTGTATTGGCTGTCAAGCTGCTGTGCGTCATGACTGTTACTCACCCCCACAGGTGGCTGAGTCGTCTCAGCATGGCGGTGGCGGGCTACTCGGAGCAGGAGAAAATTCGCCAGGACCAAGGTGAGATTAGTCACAGGCTCTGCTCACGGTGCTGCGAAGGATTCGTCATCTGCTGCAGGTCGCCGGTCAACACTTATATAAACAGTCGGACTTCTCACACTTGTTGCTCTCAGACGGAGGCATCATATATAACTGAATAATGACGAATGTATGCGTGATTATTTTTTGCCTAGTCCTCACTTGGCGAGGTGTTAATTTGCGATCACAGTCTCACAGCCGTGCATTTTGCAGCAAAGTATTATCTGCTCCTCGGCTCCATCTTATTACCTGCTGCAAGCGAGGCGTTTAACAAAGAATGGAAAACAGCTTATTAGCTCACAATAACTAATATGTCTCGAGAACTGTTGTTCCCTAAGTAATGATTGATATAAAGATATTAAATGTAGCACGTAATGTATATACAAAAATGTTGGcttttatttaaagctgctgttattGTCGTTAGGATCACATGCAGACAGGAGCCCGTCTTTATAGAGCTCtttgtcctgattggataaagtgggcagggatacaaGAAAATGTATCTTCTCTTTAACTGCATGAGCGAAGGGAGGAGACCAAACGCTGTCATTACTGTTGTAttatagagctatttaacacttatttaaaaacacttttttaaatcgtctacagcagctttaatatcTTGTCAAGGGATCTACCCATATGTTTTTATTAGTAATCAAGGAGACTCATAAGCATTTGTGgtacaaaatcaaaatcttGGTGTCCAAATTTAGGACAACCAGCGATGGAATGTAACAAAGTAGAATTGACTCAAATACTGAGCTTAAACATATATGTACATACCGAACACACTGCCTGCTTGAGCAAATTTGTGTGCTTGGCCGAGTGATGAGGATGGATTCACCTTAGATGTGTCATGGATAAACTTGTGGATTTATCTGGGTTTGAGCATCTTTAGACTTCAAAAATGGGGGGAAAAGGAgattgtaaaaatattttttggtcCTGAATTTCTCCGTTGTTAGAAAGAccgtcacttttttttttttttttttcaggttttaccAGTACCGTCTCCTCTTTGCTGTTATTTGACTGTCAGAGTTAAAAGGgttataagaaaataaatatggaAGTTCGGGATGTGATGCAATTACCTGGAAAAACAAGTCCTGACAGAGAGAATTCAATAAATAGATCTTATTTCCAGATCAGTGGCAGAGGCTTTTCAACACCTCTCTCCATTGACTCAAGCATCTCCTCTTTTGTGCTCCTTCTTATTAATGCTAATTTTAGTGGCTGAAGGCTGGCTTGTTATTTCCGTTTTCTGGTGTTCCTTGCCTCCTTACAAATGGACAGGAAATAAAGTAACTGAACCCTTGAGCTATTTCGAGGAGCTTACGCAGAAACCTGGCCATGGTGGGCGGCTGAGAATCGGGTTTGTCATTGGTTTGATGAAGAGGGGGCTTCATCCTTCACAGACAAGAAGCTAAATCGGACCCCTTAACACCTCCAGACGTCTTAACAGGAAGTGCTTACATCTTAAGATTCATCCGTCTTCACACTCTGCAGTAGACCTGGAGTTACATCACACCACACCTACACTGCAGCTACACCTTTCAAAACACTCAAACATGGGCACAGCCGGATGTTTCTGACCTGATGCAGCAGGTTAGAAGCTCAATCTATCATAATTTGTACACTTAGCTAGTAGAAAAAATACGTCAGGCCTCAGTCTATCTTAATCCAGGTGGGAAAGATTCTGATTGCAGTCTGAttgcctccatttttttttacataaagtAAACGGTTTGGTTTTGACTGAAAACATGACTCAGTCTGTTTGTTCTTGACAGATTACTGGAGTGAGAGTGATCATGAGGACATGGAGATGACCTCGATATCCAAGCAGGACAGTCCACCGCCACCTTACGACACCTATCCCAGAGCATCCTCAGTGAGTCTGTCAGCCTGTCGTTTACCAGAAAGATATCACCATAAGTGGCAGACTTATGGTGCTTATGTTCATGTATCACCTCCtaactgtgtgttgtgtttaggtGAGTCCGTACCTGGAGCCGAAACGTGgccatctctcctcctccgacACTTTCCAGTCCCGCTCCTCTCACGAGGAGTTCCACTCGGAGCCTctggacggcagcagcagcaacaacggCATCTCCCCCGGGCAGCAGAAGACGAGCAGCCACAGGAACTCATGGCAGGACCAGATGGAGAGCAATGCGAGGATGCACTACCTCCAGACGTTTCCCGTGGAGGAGACCATGCTATCTGAGGACAGAGACCAGCTGGCGATGGAGTACCGCCGACAGTCCACCCTGCCCGCTCAGCGCAGCCTGCTGCAGGAACAGTACAGGGCCCTGCCTCTGCCTCTCAGGGCCAGCATCGATTCAGACGCGGGAGGGAAACCCCGCAGCTTCACGCTACCCAGGGACAGCGGGCTGCACGCTATCCTGGCCGCTACTGCAGCTGCGTCGGATCAGAGGGAGCCCCATCACTACCACCTGGACCGGCGCAGAGACACTGGTCAGACACACTTTCTTCACTTGTAACTCAAGCGCAGATATTTCatgtatacagtatgtttaGGATCATTCtagactaaaactaaaacatcatttCGCTTATCAAGTAGTTGAACATTTAAACATCAACATATTTGTGTTGAGGAGGAAAATAAACAGACGAATAGGAACACAAATCAGCTGGTATTTAGTGTAAACCAGCTGCACAGGACATGTTGcgccttaaagggacagtccactccaaaatcaaaaatacatatttttccttttacttGTAGCGCTGTTCGTCATGTTGTGATAAATTCTGAACATTAGCGTTACTGTTATCCTACTTGGCTTCGATGTAACATTTGCTAGCTCAGTTATCTTAACTAGCAAGCCCCTCAACCATGAGTAAATGCATGCGTaaccgggtcatgatttctggtatTAGACAGGTTATGTTGAGTTATTGTAATGTATTTAGCTGTAGTGCTATTTAATTTGGTTATATCTGAGGGTAGACAGACATCTCTACGGCGGATATTGagtaaaaatatgtatttttcatcAGGGCCGACCCGTCCCTGTGACACCACACGCTGATGCGATAGAGGCTGAGTGAAAAACTGGATTTCAAAGTGATCAGAGGAGTCAAAATAGATATTTAGAAGAAAGGACGAGTCTAATTATAGATCGAATCCAGGAttgcttgtttaaaaaaaaagtgtactaATATCCACttttatataataaatgaaagcGCTCTCGGGCTGTGGGAGGAATGTTGGATGAAAAAGGTTGGAAACGACTGCAGGAGATCAAGGCACTGCATCTCCCCCAAATCATACCACGTACGGTGACCTCTCCTGTCCACCTTACATTGCAGATAAATCTTCGTAATGTTAAGCAAGAGCACTTTTGTCGTCAGTTATTTCATCGAAGCTGCTAACAGGCAGTCAGAGCGAGCAAATGTCAGAGGTTGAACGCTCGCAATTATTGCTTTATTTGATTAGATCTGGAGGCAGAGCCATTCGCCGTCCCTCGCAGACCTCCAGAGCAGTTGTCTAAGTGAGATGAAATTTAGTGTCTTGTTTGATAGTGATTTAGCCTGGCAGTCCACTCTCTTCCCCTCACACACTCACGCTCGCCCcctttcccctctctttcttttcttctccctctccctctcgtGCCCGATCGAGATGTCATCGTGCCTCTCGGCGAGTGTTTGAATGGCGAAGCGAGGAGGAATCCTTTCAGCCCGTGTTAGCGCTGAATCCTGAGCAGGATAAAGAAAACACGCCTAGGGCTCCTCTGCCCTTGTCCTCATTTATCTATCGCTCCACCGTTCACTCTCTGCGCCACGGCCTgtaaagaggaggaagacacaGAAAACAGGCGGCAAATAAAGCATGATACATTTCAGAGCACAGCCCCAAAGCTTCAGAATGAGCCACCCTGcttccaaaacacaaaacagagtGGCAACTAACAGATTCAGAGAAACTAGTGTAGTGTTTGGACAGTGCCAACAGAGGGCAGTGTATGTAAACAGGAGACAAGAGAGGTTCCTGGTGGTTTATCAGGATGACATATGAGCTGTGCAGTCAGTGTTGGAAGTGTAAGGTCAGTTTTTCCTAAAATAAAAGGCCGCAGTGCAGAGGCGAGCCACAGAATGATGGGTTTAAAAGAACAGGAGTGTTAGGAGACACCCAAAAAAATACGTTTTGGTAAAAGTCTTTTTATGATAAAATTCAGCTCACTTTCCTTaaattcttttttgttttagggCATTTTAGAAAAGTTAAATAAAGTGTTACCTTTATTACAAATAACACATACTTTACTCTTTCATTCTGCCATATTTGATCTTACACCGAGGAATTTGAGTCACTTGTTCTACGTCTGAGTAGTACTGAGCagaaatactgtacttttttactTCTACATTTATTCGATATTTATAATTGCTACTTATATAATTGTTACTTAATCAATGAGGAATTTGCAAAACACATTTAGAGGTTATAAAATGTGACGCATTGCTATACATTAATTGTTCTTCAGTCTTGGTCCTCGTGGCCTCCTGTCCTGCCTGTTTCAGACGTTTCCCTGCTGCTCCagcacacctgattcaaatgaacgCATCGTTATCAGGCgtcagcagagcttgatgacgagctgatcatttgaaacaggtgtgttggagcagtgAAACGTCTAAAACAGGCAGGACACGAGGCCACGAGGAGAGAGTGAAGTAGACGGGATCAAACTACCCAATAGTTGTAGAAAAAACATGTATCGGTAATGGTTTAAACCTCGACCATTTCATGGTTCTAGCTTCTCAAAACTGAGGATCTGCTGTTTTTCTACTCATTCAAACCTACagtgaaatgttaaaacacaaaacagatgtTAAGATTAAGACATCTGAGGTCTGACTGTTGGTCTGACTAATCAGTCAGTCTGAAGGTGTCACTCACTTTGcccgtgtgtttttttttaatcatagcGATGTTTCctaaattgtgaatttgttttacTTAATTGTTATTTCACTGAAACGCTTTTGCTTGATACTCTATTTACCATTAATAGGTTTATAGAtctcagttgcaactttatgatAACCAAATGCTtattaaatggtttataaagcattttattatttgagtgaaataactattgactaaagtttaatttactGTATGTACCAGTTATTACTGATGGTAATTATCAAGTGTTTCCATAGTTTTATATAATAAATCAGTCTTTACATACTTTTACTTCAGGGTCATTTTCaatgcaggacttctatttgTAATAAACTATTCTTATGTTTGGGTACACAGACGGAAACCAGCTGTGACTCCCAAATCACTAAAACTGtggttaaatttaaaaaaacaaagcatttgaaaaaactcaacagcaacatTTCTTTCCAGGAAAATGTCCTGGTTGCTCAACATAATAACGCTGACCTCAGCCAAGTGTTGCAGCAGCTTCGGCTCACTGCCATTCCGTGCTGGGCAGGTAGCATACGATgggtttgtgtgaatgtgtgggcAGAGGGAGGCTGCCCACAGTTTCATACGGTGGGGTGGTGAGACATTCACTGCTAAAATGATGTTGTCAATCTCTGAAGGCTGTTTACTTGTATTTtgctgtaaaaagtaaaaaaaaaaaaaaggtgtgaatTCTCATCCTTTTTTCTGCTTGTCCTTCTTGCCAGGCCATGGACGTGACTGCAGGATGCAGGCAGACTCTCTGGGAGACTTGTACCGGGCTCTGGAGCAGACCAGTCTGTCCACCTCGGCTGACCACAGATCATCCAGCCGCCTGGAATACAAGCGCTCATTCGTCCGCCGAGTCAACGACCCCCTGCTAAATGACAAGCTTCATCGCCTCCGGGTCCTCCACAGCTCACTTAAGGTacaccaacatgtttttttacaatCACATCTTTGCATAAGTGTGTTGTTTATTGTCGCGTCGCTGACTGATGCCTTGGCCTTTGTTACAGAATGTCCCTCTGCAAGACACAAACCGGTCACTTGGATTTTTAGGGTGAGGACGAGTGT
This genomic window from Sparus aurata chromosome 13, fSpaAur1.1, whole genome shotgun sequence contains:
- the LOC115594343 gene encoding connector enhancer of kinase suppressor of ras 2-like isoform X1; protein product: MALVMEPVSKWSSSQVVDWMKGLDDCLQQYIKTFEREKVGGDQLLRITHQELEDLGVSRIGHQELILEAVDLLCALNYGLETENLKTLSHKLNASAKNLQNFITGRRRSGHYDGRATRKLPNDFLTSVVDLIAAAKSLLAWLDRCSFFFRSPFAAVADYSVTRNNVIQLCLELTTIVQQDCSVYETENKILHVCKTLSGVCDHIISLSSDPMVSQAAHLEVVQLANIKSTEGLGMYIKSTYDGLHVITGTTEGSLADRCKKIHAGDEVIQVNHQTVVGWQLKNLVNLLRGDPAGVTLTLKKRPQSTLTSTPALLKNMRWKPLALQPIFPQSPSSSVATPTSTLSTPSRRSSCALQDLYIPPPPAEPYTPRDDKGNLPGDDPQTDVHVAEGSESPNSYLDQECRGQFPLVEEDAILYCYEYDQNQEVSSVRRGSTPTYGRLRPISMPVEYNWVGDNEDLAKLKRESRRENSLLRFASEDKAPGEDFLLGRSLSQNRRKTERGASPTHYTLVPALQMEVSLSTSSSDSASLYHVFERSSLLSRSKKKSKAGSPMSSISKRRISCRDLGQGDCEGWLWKKKDAKTYFSQKWKKYWFILKDTCLYWYMNEEDEKAEGFVSLPEFKIDRATECRRKYAFKACHPKIKTFYFAAENVDDMSRWLSRLSMAVAGYSEQEKIRQDQDYWSESDHEDMEMTSISKQDSPPPPYDTYPRASSVSPYLEPKRGHLSSSDTFQSRSSHEEFHSEPLDGSSSNNGISPGQQKTSSHRNSWQDQMESNARMHYLQTFPVEETMLSEDRDQLAMEYRRQSTLPAQRSLLQEQYRALPLPLRASIDSDAGGKPRSFTLPRDSGLHAILAATAAASDQREPHHYHLDRRRDTGHGRDCRMQADSLGDLYRALEQTSLSTSADHRSSSRLEYKRSFVRRVNDPLLNDKLHRLRVLHSSLKNVPLQDTNRSLGFLG
- the LOC115594343 gene encoding connector enhancer of kinase suppressor of ras 2-like isoform X3, with product MALVMEPVSKWSSSQVVDWMKGLDDCLQQYIKTFEREKVGGDQLLRITHQELEDLGVSRIGHQELILEAVDLLCALNYGLETENLKTLSHKLNASAKNLQNFITGRRRSGHYDGRATRKLPNDFLTSVVDLIAAAKSLLAWLDRSPFAAVADYSVTRNNVIQLCLELTTIVQQDCSVYETENKILHVCKTLSGVCDHIISLSSDPMVSQAAHLEVVQLANIKSTEGLGMYIKSTYDGLHVITGTTEGSLADRCKKIHAGDEVIQVNHQTVVGWQLKNLVNLLRGDPAGVTLTLKKRPQSTLTSTPALLKNMRWKPLALQPIFPQSPSSSVATPTSTLSTPSRRSSCALQDLYIPPPPAEPYTPRDDKGNLPGDDPQTDVHVAEGSESPNSYLDQECRGQFPLVEEDAILYCYEYDQNQEVSSVRRGSTPTYGRLRPISMPVEYNWVGDNEDLAKLKRESRRENSLLRFASEDKAPGEDFLLGRSLSQNRRKTERGASPTHYTLVPALQMEVSLSTSSSDSASLYHVFERSSLLSRSKKKSKAGSPMSSISKRRISCRDLGQGDCEGWLWKKKDAKTYFSQKWKKYWFILKDTCLYWYMNEEDEKAEGFVSLPEFKIDRATECRRKYAFKACHPKIKTFYFAAENVDDMSRWLSRLSMAVAGYSEQEKIRQDQDYWSESDHEDMEMTSISKQDSPPPPYDTYPRASSVSPYLEPKRGHLSSSDTFQSRSSHEEFHSEPLDGSSSNNGISPGQQKTSSHRNSWQDQMESNARMHYLQTFPVEETMLSEDRDQLAMEYRRQSTLPAQRSLLQEQYRALPLPLRASIDSDAGGKPRSFTLPRDSGLHAILAATAAASDQREPHHYHLDRRRDTGHGRDCRMQADSLGDLYRALEQTSLSTSADHRSSSRLEYKRSFVRRVNDPLLNDKLHRLRVLHSSLKNVPLQDTNRSLGFLG
- the LOC115594343 gene encoding connector enhancer of kinase suppressor of ras 2-like isoform X5 — encoded protein: MALVMEPVSKWSSSQVVDWMKGLDDCLQQYIKTFEREKVGGDQLLRITHQELEDLGVSRIGHQELILEAVDLLCALNYGLETENLKTLSHKLNASAKNLQNFITGRRRSGHYDGRATRKLPNDFLTSVVDLIAAAKSLLAWLDRCSFFFRSPFAAVADYSVTRNNVIQLCLELTTIVQQDCSVYETENKILHVCKTLSGVCDHIISLSSDPMVSQAAHLEVVQLANIKSTEGLGMYIKSTYDGLHVITGTTEGSLADRCKKIHAGDEVIQVNHQTVVGWQLKNLVNLLRGDPAGVTLTLKKRPQSTLTSTPALLKNMRWKPLALQPIFPQSPSSSVATPTSTLSTPSRRSSCALQDLYIPPPPAEPYTPRDDKGNLPGDDPQTDVHVAEGSESPNSYLDQECRGQFPLVEEDAILYCYEYDQNQEVSSVRRGSTPTYENSLLRFASEDKAPGEDFLLGRSLSQNRRKTERGASPTHYTLVPALQMEVSLSTSSSDSASLYHVFERSSLLSRSKKKSKAGSPMSSISKRRISCRDLGQGDCEGWLWKKKDAKTYFSQKWKKYWFILKDTCLYWYMNEEDEKAEGFVSLPEFKIDRATECRRKYAFKACHPKIKTFYFAAENVDDMSRWLSRLSMAVAGYSEQEKIRQDQDYWSESDHEDMEMTSISKQDSPPPPYDTYPRASSVSPYLEPKRGHLSSSDTFQSRSSHEEFHSEPLDGSSSNNGISPGQQKTSSHRNSWQDQMESNARMHYLQTFPVEETMLSEDRDQLAMEYRRQSTLPAQRSLLQEQYRALPLPLRASIDSDAGGKPRSFTLPRDSGLHAILAATAAASDQREPHHYHLDRRRDTGHGRDCRMQADSLGDLYRALEQTSLSTSADHRSSSRLEYKRSFVRRVNDPLLNDKLHRLRVLHSSLKNVPLQDTNRSLGFLG